A single genomic interval of Fibrobacter sp. UWB13 harbors:
- a CDS encoding HAD-IIA family hydrolase — MDKFETEIYLRYKQIIESQKACSFKCHPGLVPGSPFLCKTELPSWRALPDRIQSYSCAVPRHVHMADLLDHYDAFCFDGYGTLYNRDRFVYPGAMDWFQSLRHAGKILRLVTNAASDVDGVLARAAEKRGFDFSTEETISSGSLLPKLVEQLRSGVATNAAAGIVNETAGGTSSKPLELREVYYIGRESGRNVLKACGITAVAMDAEPAEPIVAISSAKDTPETYVRAVKILQKPGAILLVLNSDAWAPKAPDENGETEREPVSGALSERLRRDSMCDANGGVGCETYYLGKPFPQIWERVKASLPVGSRVLMIGDTLGTDVYGAKIAGFDSALVVGRNVPAAELEADEKALGIRPDYYLEP; from the coding sequence ATGGATAAATTCGAAACAGAAATCTACCTGCGTTACAAGCAAATTATTGAATCGCAAAAGGCATGCTCCTTTAAATGTCATCCCGGACTAGTTCCGGGATCTCCATTTCTTTGCAAAACTGAATTGCCATCCTGGAGGGCTCTGCCCGATAGGATCCAGAGCTATTCCTGTGCAGTCCCTCGCCATGTTCACATGGCGGATTTGTTGGACCACTACGATGCGTTTTGTTTTGACGGCTACGGCACCCTCTACAATCGTGATAGATTTGTTTACCCCGGTGCGATGGATTGGTTTCAGTCGCTCCGCCATGCGGGTAAAATCCTTCGCCTAGTGACAAATGCCGCTTCCGATGTGGACGGCGTTTTGGCTCGTGCTGCGGAAAAGCGTGGCTTTGACTTTTCGACGGAAGAAACGATTTCGTCGGGAAGCTTGCTACCGAAACTCGTGGAACAGTTGCGTTCGGGTGTCGCGACAAATGCGGCTGCCGGAATTGTGAACGAAACCGCGGGTGGAACTTCCTCGAAACCGCTTGAATTGCGCGAAGTCTATTACATCGGCCGTGAATCGGGCAGGAATGTTTTGAAAGCTTGTGGAATTACCGCAGTTGCAATGGATGCAGAACCTGCCGAGCCGATTGTGGCAATTTCGTCTGCGAAAGACACGCCAGAAACTTATGTGCGCGCGGTCAAGATTTTGCAGAAACCGGGTGCAATCCTTCTCGTGCTGAATTCGGATGCTTGGGCTCCGAAAGCCCCTGATGAAAATGGCGAGACTGAACGCGAGCCTGTTTCGGGCGCACTCTCGGAACGTTTGCGCCGTGATTCCATGTGCGACGCTAATGGGGGCGTGGGTTGTGAAACCTATTACTTGGGCAAGCCTTTCCCGCAGATTTGGGAGCGTGTCAAAGCTTCGCTTCCGGTGGGCTCTCGCGTGCTGATGATTGGCGATACGCTTGGAACAGACGTGTATGGCGCGAAAATTGCGGGATTTGATTCGGCGCTCGTTGTCGGTCGAAATGTTCCTGCCGCAGAATTAGAAGCTGACGAAAAGGCTCTCGGTATTCGCCCGGATTATTATTTGGAACCGTAA